From Pseudorca crassidens isolate mPseCra1 chromosome 15, mPseCra1.hap1, whole genome shotgun sequence, one genomic window encodes:
- the SRRM2 gene encoding serine/arginine repetitive matrix protein 2 isoform X7: MISFPSLQRTELEEMDLILQQEGWQLDLKRNSLGWKDLQRVPSPAPAPKEAVREGRPQEPTPAKRKRRSSSSSSSSSSSSSSSSSSSSSSSSSSSSSSSSSSSSSTSSSPSPAKPGPQALPKPASPKKPPPGERRSRSPRKPIDSLRDSRSLSYSPAERRRPSPQPSPRDQQSSSERGSRRSQRGDSHSPGHKRRRETPSPRSVRHRSSRSP; the protein is encoded by the exons ATGATAAGTTTTCCGTCTCTACAGAGGACAGAACTAGAGGAAATGGACTTAATTTTACAGCAGGAGGGATGGCAGTTAGACCTCAAGAGGAACTCCCTGGGCTGGAAGGATCTTCAGAG ggtccccagccccgccccagccccaaAGGAGGCTGTTCGAGAGGGCCGTCCTCAGGAACCGACCCCAGCCAAGCGGAAGAGGCGTTCTAGCAGCTCCAGTTCCAGCAGCAGCTCCTCCTCTTcatcgtcctcttcttcctcctcttcctcctcctcctcctcctcctcctcttcttcgtcttcctcttcttcctctacttcttcctccccctcccctgctaaGCCTGGCCCTCAGGCCTTGCCCAAACCTGCAAGCCCCAAGAAGCCACCCCCTGGCGAGCGGAG GTCCCGCAGCCCCCGGAAGCCAATAGACTCTCTCCGGGACTCCCGGTCCCTCAGCTACTCGCCTGCGGAGCGCCGCcgcccctcaccccagccctcaCCGCGGGACCAGCAGAG CAGCAGTGAACGGGGTTCCCGGAGAAGCCAGCGTGGGGACAGCCACTCCCCGGGCCACAAGCGCAGGAGGGAAACGCCCAGCCCTCGCTCCGTGCGGCACCGTTCCTCCAG GTCTCCGTGA